AAGACCCCCTTCTTTGATATTGGATTCAGCTTTCCCTCGTTGGTATGAACATACACCACACACCTGAATCTTCTCAACTATGATAAGTCTGGCATGGCTGAAGTCCACAACTATTCAGGGATCTTGAATTCAATTGCTGAGGACGATAGCATGTTGATCACGTAAACAGATGTTGAAGCTGCCTCTACCCAAAACTTGACCTCCAGACCACTCTCACTGAGCATGCTTCGGACCTTATTCATGATGCTTATGTTGAGTTTCTCAGCTACTCCGTTTTGCTGAGGGGTATAAGTACATGTCATGTGCCGTACTACACCTTCATCTTTACAGAACTTATCAAATCTCAAGTGGTAGTACTCGAGCCCTTATCCGTCCTTAGCTTCTTCACTTTTCTTTCAGACTGAGTCTCAACTATCTTCTTCCACTCTACAAACTTCTCAAAGGCTTCATCTTTGGTCCTGAGAAAGTAAATCCACACCTTTCTCGACCAATCATCAGTAAAGGTGATAAAATACTGACACATCCCAAGACTCTTGGGTACGGTAGGAGAACCCCATAAGTCTGAGTGCACGTAGTCCAGCTTCTCCTTAGTGACATACTTAGCTGGTCCGAAACTTACCCTGTGAGCTTTCCCTATGATACAGTCCTCACATAACTCAAGGCTTGTAATACTTGCCTTGTCAATACAGCGCTCTTTAGCAAGGATTTCTAAGCCCTTCTGTCCTACATGCCCCAATCTGCTGTGCCAAATGCGCGTTGTGGCCATCTTTGTTTCCTCTGACTGCACTGAACTGGTAGACTTAGCAGAACAAGCTTCTGGCTCGAGTGCAGTGCCTTGTAGAATATACAATGTGTCATTGCCTTTGCGCTCTCCCCTCATTATCACCACGCATCCCAGCACAATCTTTAGTGTACCACAAGAGCCTttgaactcacaccctttgctCTCAAGCGTCCCAATGATATGAGATTTCTGGCAATTCATGGCATGTACCTCACCTCGTGTAGAACCAATGTCATACCATCCTGATTTCTAAATCTGACTGACCCAATGCCTTTGACTTCTGTGTGACTTTCGTTTGCCATCCTGACCTTTCCAGAAGTTACTTCTTGTAGATTGATGAAAAGCTCTTTTCTCGACGTCATGTGGAAAGAGCAGCCCGTGTCTAACACCCATTCCTCTAAGTCATTTTGGCTCTGAGTGAGATTGATCTCACTTGCTATGAGACCAACCAGATCTTGTGCATCGTCTCTGGCCAACGATGACTCAGGCTTATTCTGAGACTGAAACTTCCCTTTGTTCCTCTCCAACCACTTGTAACACTGCTTCTTGAAATGGCCCTCTTTGCCACAAATCCAGCATATGTTCTTTCCCTCAGCTCACTTCGACCGTGACCTTCCATTCCTCTTTCCTTTGTTCCCTGACCAGTTGCGATTTTCTGATCTACCCCGAACATAGTGCCCTTCTGAACTTGGACGAGATCCTAACAACTCCTTAATTTCTTTCTCCTTTGACTTAGCAGAACTCGCTATGTCCCCTACCTTAATCACGTATCTGCTGTACTTCAACGTCTCTTTGAGTTGATCATACTTTGACTTAGTTGTCCAACAATCTTGAGAAAGTCGTCTATATTCTCATCAATGGATCGGTGTTCTTGCATCTTGAATCCATAGAGTTGCAGTTGTGCATGAACTCTATTAGGGAGCAACTTCGGCATGTAGAGAGCTTCAAGAAGAGACCATGTCTCCGCCACCGTTGTGCATCTTTCGATCTTTCTCAGAACGTGATCTCCTACGTTCAGGAAGATCATATTCATCGCCTTTTCGCACCGCTCCATTCTCGATTCTTGATCTgatgccttcttcttcttcgtgtcTGGATCTTCTTCCTCCGATACATCTTCCTTGACCTCTGAGCTTGAGATCTTTTCTTCTAGAACATCTTTGAAACCGTACACGCTTAGATAAGCGTACATCTTCCTCTTCCAAAACGAGAAATCGCCATCGCCGTCGAACCTCTCGATCTCAATCTTGGATCCCGTCATCGATCTTCTTCTTCGAACCCTAGGATCTCCAATCGCGATGAGATCTTCCCGAAGCTTAAcacaagctctgataccactttgtgTGATTATCTGCTTCGATTGACCTAGATCTATGAGATTGAATCAACAAGAAAGAAGAGACTCGAGATGTTTACCCAGGTTCACTGCACCTCCTCAATGTGAGAAGGCCGTTACTCCTGGGGCTGATCTTTGATCAGCAATCCACTACTCAGCTCAATCTTGAGCTCTCGGATTACAACCTCGACTCCACCGATCTCTCTATCTATCTCGAGTCTAAAAGCTCTGCTCTATCACTTAGAACTCTAGCTCGAGATAAGGCTAAGCATAACGGTTTATACAATACCGTTTTACACCGCTTAGCTCACGTGATACAACACATGTATCTAGATAACCTAAACCGGTTACTCTAGTTCTATTAGACCGGTGGTTCGAGATAAccacatacattaatacaatggaCACATTCTTCATTAACATTGAAATATCACCAGCTCTGTTGGTAAAGTACGTTTGTGACACCCCTTAACCCAGCTTCGAATCCCCACTGTTGAcacctttaaaaaaaacttcatgGTTAGTATAGTGTGTTAACATACTGAAAAGTTGCTCGTATTCTGCAGGGTCATGTATTTAAGAAGACAATGTTTGGCAGAGGCTAGTTATGGGTTATGTGGTTATGGGTTTAGCTATGGTATGTTTAAGGTTAGTTACTTATATCATTTCGTTTCCTATGTGTGGGCTAATGTCTCGGGGACATCTCTGTCGTCCGCCAGCTTTCGATCGGGATCATAATCCGCCGGCATTGTAATCTCTTTATGCtataataataaacatatattttagaggaaaaaaagttaaacaaatAAGAAGTCCAGAAGCACAAATAAGAAGTCCAGAAGCCTACGTTACCATTAATATAACTTTTTAGAAAACTTTTATCAACTAATGggcattcattttttttagtaGCTTAGAGTTTTATTATTCCGAGGCACTGTACCTCTACATTCATTTCTCTGAaatttagtcatttattgtgaagcaaaatgacaaaaattctaaaagttgCTCATCTAcggaaaaaaaagcaaaaaaaaagcaaaaaaaaaaaacatttcattaTTCTCAGTTCCAAGAGATATGTAAGAAACTaaaattgatattattttttttagttttgccAAAAAAGAAATTGTCGATGGATCGATTGGCTGGGGTGGGGGGTCAATCATCAGACTTTTGAGCGCTTTGTTCATCAACTCCAAAAGCGTCAGCAATGTTGAAGTTCAAGTTTTTCATCATGGTTCTGCTTCTCCCAACTCCATCTCCTTTCTTCATCATTGCCGTAAACTCCGAGAAATCTATCTTCCCGTCCTACATTCGTTTACAATACCTCAGTACTCGTATATAATACATCAACATTAGAGGAGAACAAGTGTGGTTGGTTACATACATTATCAAGATCAATCTCCTTGATCATGTCATCAAGAGGTGTATCACATAGACCAAACTCTGTGCATGCTGACTGCAGCTCATCAATGGTGATATATCCGCTCCCGTCCTTGTCAAAATACGAAAATGCTGCCACCAGATTCTCTTCTCTCTCCATCTTGTTCATGTGTAGTGTCGCTGCTAGAAACTCTCCGTAGTCTATTGTACCACTGTTATCGATATCCGCCTGTGCCCAAAACAAAATTGTTCTCTCTTAACAAGTCCAAATGTtgacaaaagagaaagagagtttattTGGTCATGGTATTGTTAGTGATACCGCATCCATAAGAGACTTGATCTCTGATTCCATCAGCTCGGATCCGACTCTCTTCAAACCCGCTTTGAGCTCTTCAAATGTAATCGTCCCGCTGTTGTCTGTGTCTATCATTTTGAATAATTCCTTTAGACCTCCAATTTCTTCCTCTGAAAGCCTCTCAGCGATAACCTGAGAGTGTTGAGAGGAATCAGCTAATGGGTTGAACATAAAAAAGACTGTTGTTCATTAATACCCGCAAGGCCATTTTCTTAATCTTGTTCATCTGTGAGAACTGCTTTAGTCGTGATAAGACTGCTGGGTCAAGAGGCTTGTCTGGTGCTGCCTCTTCATCCACAATCCATGGGTGACCTAATACATTCAGAACGAACTCAATACTCATTATCCACAAagacacaataaaaaaaaaagagttgataCTAAATGAACAAGCCTTACACAAGGCCTCATGTGCAGAAATTCGTTTCTTGGGGCTCCTTTCAAGCATCTTGTAGATCAGATCTTTAGCAGCTTCTGAGATAGTAGGCCACGGGTCAGATTTGAAATCTAACTTCCCTTGCAATATCTGTCTAAAGATTCCAGACTCGGTTTCTGCAAGCGccaagatagagagagagatgcatCCATCATTCAAATAAGACATGAAACTTGTAAATAAGAAAAGgcttttttatcttttgtagACTAACCTGCCCAGAAAGGAGGGACACCGCTTAGTAAAATGTAGAGGATAACACCGGCGCTCCACACATCTATTTCAGGTCCATAACATTTCTTTAGAACCTCTGGTGCAACATAGTACGGGCTTCCAACTACGTCGTATAGATATTGTCCTGAAGacgcaaacaaaacaaaacaacaattaTTCGATGATCCAATCAACACATAACCAACCCTACGCATACCAAAACCTTTTTCCTAGCAAGAAGAAGCCATCTAAGCAAAAGATCTGATCAACCAAGAAACAACATCTAATACAAGAAACGTTTTGCTAACAAAGAAACAATGATCAAGCAAGCAGCAAACTTTTGAATTTcaactaaacaaaagaaaaaaaacca
This region of Brassica napus cultivar Da-Ae chromosome C5, Da-Ae, whole genome shotgun sequence genomic DNA includes:
- the LOC106411739 gene encoding calcium-dependent protein kinase 11; protein product: MEKANPRRPSNTVLPYQTPRLRDHYLLGKKLGQGQFGTTYLCTEKSTSANYACKSIPKRKLVCREDYEDVWREIQIMHHLSEHPNVVRIKGTYEDSVFVHIVMEVCEGGELFDRIVAKGHFSEREAVKLIKTILAVVEACHSLGVMHRDLKPENFLFDSPKEDAKLKATDFGLSVFYKPGQYLYDVVGSPYYVAPEVLKKCYGPEIDVWSAGVILYILLSGVPPFWAETESGIFRQILQGKLDFKSDPWPTISEAAKDLIYKMLERSPKKRISAHEALCHPWIVDEEAAPDKPLDPAVLSRLKQFSQMNKIKKMALRVIAERLSEEEIGGLKELFKMIDTDNSGTITFEELKAGLKRVGSELMESEIKSLMDAADIDNSGTIDYGEFLAATLHMNKMEREENLVAAFSYFDKDGSGYITIDELQSACTEFGLCDTPLDDMIKEIDLDNDGKIDFSEFTAMMKKGDGVGRSRTMMKNLNFNIADAFGVDEQSAQKSDD